From a single Deinococcus seoulensis genomic region:
- a CDS encoding response regulator: MPDRLRVLLIDDNTADLLLAEEAFEDHAAHTELITFTTGQDALNWLQDPCEPLPDVIMLDWYMPGMTGQEVLNALHADPTLACLPVTVMSGVPIDRPGVHHLTKSVTLDDHLRQITDLVNGWCTHR, from the coding sequence ATGCCCGACCGCCTCCGAGTCCTGCTGATCGACGACAACACAGCGGACCTTCTCCTGGCCGAGGAAGCCTTCGAGGACCACGCCGCCCACACGGAACTGATCACCTTCACCACCGGACAGGACGCCCTGAACTGGCTTCAGGACCCCTGCGAACCCCTGCCCGACGTGATCATGCTCGACTGGTACATGCCCGGCATGACCGGCCAGGAAGTCCTGAACGCCCTGCACGCCGACCCCACCCTGGCCTGCCTGCCCGTCACGGTGATGTCCGGCGTGCCCATCGACCGGCCCGGCGTGCACCACCTGACCAAGAGCGTGACCCTCGACGACCACCTGCGGCAGATCACCGACCTGGTGAACGGCTGGTGCACCCACCGCTGA